Proteins encoded within one genomic window of Mesorhizobium sp. AR10:
- the hflX gene encoding GTPase HflX, with amino-acid sequence MAREKDADATVRGKPTHHPGTEAKGPTRAVVIVPVLTRHQRNDDETNRPRLMRSAEARHDEAVGLARAINLDLIHTAVVTVNDPRPATLLGSGKVEEFAEIVKEGHAEVVIVDHPLTPVQQRNLEKELNAKVLDRTGLILEIFGERARTKEGTLQVELAHLNYQKGRLVRSWTHLERQRGGAGFLGGPGETQIESDRRVLQDKIIKLKHELETVRRTRDLHRAKRKKVPFPVVAIVGYTNAGKSTLFNKVTGAGVLAEDMLFATLDPTLRRVRLPHGTPIILSDTVGFISDLPTHLVAAFRATLEEVVEADLVIHLRDISDPDTSAQAEDVERILADLGVDAGDTKRVIEVWNKIDRLDEGNRARLLADGADGRKAPPVAISAVTGEGIDALKAIIETRMSGELESLTVTIEPAQFGLVDWLYRNGDIVSRADNEDGSTTISLMATHSAKQEIESRLHRKNNG; translated from the coding sequence TTGGCACGTGAGAAAGACGCGGACGCTACAGTTCGCGGAAAACCAACCCACCATCCCGGGACGGAAGCCAAGGGCCCGACCCGGGCCGTTGTCATTGTGCCTGTCCTTACCCGCCACCAGCGCAATGACGACGAGACCAACCGTCCACGGCTGATGCGTTCGGCCGAGGCTCGCCATGACGAAGCGGTTGGCCTTGCGCGCGCCATCAACCTTGATCTGATCCACACTGCGGTGGTGACCGTCAACGATCCACGCCCGGCAACCTTGCTCGGCAGCGGCAAGGTCGAGGAGTTTGCCGAGATCGTCAAAGAGGGGCACGCGGAGGTGGTCATCGTCGACCATCCGCTGACGCCGGTGCAGCAGCGCAATCTCGAAAAGGAACTGAATGCCAAGGTGCTGGACCGCACCGGGCTGATCCTTGAGATCTTTGGCGAGCGCGCGCGGACCAAGGAAGGCACGCTGCAGGTAGAGCTTGCCCATCTCAACTACCAGAAGGGTCGCCTCGTGCGCAGCTGGACCCACTTGGAGCGCCAGCGCGGTGGCGCCGGCTTCCTCGGTGGTCCCGGCGAAACGCAGATCGAGTCGGATCGGCGTGTGCTGCAGGACAAGATCATCAAGCTGAAGCATGAGCTGGAAACCGTGCGTCGCACGCGCGACCTGCACCGCGCCAAGCGCAAGAAGGTGCCGTTCCCAGTGGTGGCGATCGTCGGCTATACCAATGCCGGCAAGTCGACGCTGTTCAACAAAGTGACTGGCGCAGGGGTGCTGGCGGAAGACATGCTGTTTGCCACGCTCGACCCGACGCTGCGCCGCGTGCGCCTGCCGCACGGCACACCAATCATCCTTTCGGACACGGTCGGCTTCATTTCGGACCTGCCAACGCACCTGGTTGCAGCCTTCCGTGCAACGCTCGAAGAAGTGGTCGAAGCCGATCTGGTCATTCACCTGCGCGACATTTCCGATCCCGACACTTCGGCGCAGGCTGAGGATGTCGAGCGTATCCTCGCCGATCTCGGCGTCGATGCCGGTGACACCAAGCGCGTCATTGAAGTGTGGAACAAGATTGACCGGCTCGACGAAGGCAACCGGGCGCGGTTGCTCGCCGATGGCGCGGACGGCAGAAAGGCGCCGCCGGTCGCCATATCGGCAGTTACCGGTGAGGGCATCGATGCGCTGAAGGCGATCATCGAGACACGGATGTCGGGTGAACTGGAATCCCTGACAGTGACGATAGAACCGGCGCAATTCGGCCTCGTCGATTGGCTTTACCGCAATGGCGATATCGTTTCGCGCGCCGACAATGAGGATGGCAGCACGACCATTTCGCTCATGGCTACGCACAGCGCCAAGCAGGAGATCGAAAGCCGATTGCACCGTAAAAACAACGGGTAA
- a CDS encoding aromatic amino acid transaminase: MFETLQPAPADKILALIGLYRADPRPDKVDLGVGVYKDRDGKTPVMRAVREAEKRLLQSQDTKTYLGLAGDTAFNTAMARLAFGPAADLTRIRAAQAPGGSGALRLVAELLKRTRSDATIWLSDPTWPNHMPVMRAAGLQIREYPYFDAASGAVRFADMLAALRTAKSGDVVLLHGCCHNPTGANLDAAQWAEIADLVVERGLLPFVDIAYQGFGEGLDADAAGLRLLAAKVPEMVVASSCSKNFAVYRDRVGAAMILAKDGAQADVAISQMLSAARAMYSMPPDHGAAAVRIVLEDSTLRADWEAELEDMRLRMLRLRVAFADALRRQSNSDRFDFVASHRGMFSRLGLSEAQVERLRAEHGVYMVGDSRINVAGLPEDGMDELAKAIVSVLD; the protein is encoded by the coding sequence ATGTTCGAAACTCTCCAGCCTGCCCCAGCCGACAAGATCCTTGCCCTGATCGGCCTCTACCGCGCTGATCCGCGCCCCGACAAGGTCGATCTTGGGGTCGGCGTCTATAAGGACCGCGACGGCAAGACACCGGTCATGCGCGCTGTGCGCGAGGCCGAAAAGCGCCTGCTGCAGAGCCAGGATACCAAGACCTATCTAGGCCTTGCCGGCGACACCGCCTTCAACACCGCAATGGCCAGGCTGGCCTTTGGCCCTGCCGCCGACCTGACGCGCATCCGTGCCGCACAGGCGCCCGGCGGCTCCGGCGCGCTGCGGCTGGTCGCCGAACTGCTGAAACGGACCCGCTCTGACGCAACGATCTGGCTGTCGGACCCGACTTGGCCCAACCACATGCCGGTGATGCGTGCCGCCGGCCTGCAGATACGCGAGTATCCCTATTTCGACGCAGCCTCCGGTGCGGTGCGTTTCGCCGACATGCTGGCAGCGCTGCGGACCGCAAAGAGCGGCGACGTCGTGCTGCTGCATGGTTGTTGCCACAACCCGACCGGCGCCAATCTGGATGCTGCGCAGTGGGCTGAAATCGCCGATCTTGTCGTCGAACGCGGCCTGTTGCCCTTTGTCGACATTGCCTATCAGGGCTTTGGCGAAGGCCTCGATGCCGACGCCGCCGGCTTGCGTCTCTTGGCGGCGAAAGTCCCGGAAATGGTTGTCGCCTCAAGCTGTTCGAAGAACTTTGCCGTCTATCGCGACCGCGTCGGCGCGGCGATGATCCTGGCCAAGGACGGCGCGCAGGCGGATGTGGCGATAAGCCAGATGCTGTCGGCGGCGCGCGCCATGTATTCGATGCCACCGGACCACGGTGCGGCCGCGGTGCGCATCGTGCTTGAAGACTCCACGTTGCGCGCCGACTGGGAAGCGGAACTCGAGGACATGCGCCTGCGCATGCTGCGGCTTCGCGTGGCGTTCGCCGACGCGCTGCGGCGGCAGTCCAATTCCGATCGCTTCGATTTCGTCGCCAGCCATCGCGGCATGTTTTCCCGACTTGGCCTGTCCGAGGCGCAAGTCGAGCGGCTGCGCGCCGAACATGGCGTCTACATGGTCGGTGACAGCCGTATCAACGTCGCCGGCTTGCCCGAGGACGGCATGGACGAACTCGCCAAAGCGATCGTGTCAGTACTGGACTGA
- the ntrC gene encoding nitrogen regulation protein NR(I) has translation MTVRGNILVADDDAAIRTVLNQALSRVGHEVRVTSNASTLWRWVAAGEGDLVITDVVMPDENAFDMLPRIKKARPELPVIVMSAQNTFMTAIRASETGAYEYLPKPFDLTELLNIVNRALSEPRRPKIDAGPAEQPETMPLVGRSAAMQDIYRMLARMMQTDLTVMISGESGTGKELVARALHEYGRRRGGPFVAINMAAIPRDLIESELFGHEKGAFTGAQNRSTGRFEQAEGGTLFLDEIGDMPMEAQTRLLRVLQQGEYTTVGGRTPIKTDVRIVAATNKDLRTLINQGLFREDLFYRLNVVPLRLPGLRERSEDIPDLVRHFFKLGASEGLQTKRISTGGIELMKRYPWPGNVRELENLIRRLAALYSQDEISPEIIEAELKTGERPVVPGGGNLIPDDLSIGQAVEHFLQRYFTSFAGELPPAGLYQRILSEVEYPLVLASMTATRGNQIKAAELLGLNRNTLRKKIRELGVNVYKSSRS, from the coding sequence ATGACGGTTCGCGGCAATATTCTCGTCGCCGATGACGATGCGGCCATCCGCACCGTTCTCAACCAGGCGCTTTCGCGTGTCGGCCACGAGGTGCGGGTGACCTCCAATGCCTCGACGCTGTGGCGCTGGGTGGCGGCGGGCGAGGGTGATCTGGTGATCACCGACGTGGTCATGCCGGACGAGAATGCGTTCGACATGCTGCCGCGGATCAAGAAGGCACGGCCGGAATTGCCGGTCATCGTCATGAGCGCCCAGAACACCTTCATGACCGCGATTCGCGCCTCCGAAACCGGCGCCTACGAGTATTTGCCCAAGCCGTTCGACCTGACCGAGCTTCTCAACATCGTCAACCGGGCGCTCTCCGAGCCGAGACGGCCGAAGATCGACGCAGGGCCGGCCGAGCAGCCGGAGACGATGCCGCTGGTCGGCCGCTCGGCCGCCATGCAGGACATCTACCGCATGCTGGCGCGCATGATGCAGACCGACCTGACGGTGATGATCAGCGGCGAGTCGGGTACTGGCAAGGAACTGGTGGCACGTGCGTTGCACGAATACGGCCGTCGCCGTGGCGGCCCCTTCGTGGCGATCAACATGGCGGCGATCCCGCGCGATCTGATCGAATCGGAACTGTTCGGGCACGAGAAGGGGGCCTTCACCGGCGCGCAGAACCGCTCCACTGGCCGTTTCGAGCAGGCCGAAGGCGGTACGCTGTTCCTCGACGAGATCGGCGACATGCCGATGGAAGCGCAGACGCGGCTGCTGCGCGTCCTGCAGCAGGGCGAATACACCACGGTTGGCGGGCGCACGCCGATCAAGACGGATGTGCGCATTGTGGCTGCCACCAACAAGGACCTGCGCACGCTGATCAACCAAGGGCTTTTCCGCGAGGATCTTTTCTATCGCCTGAATGTTGTGCCGCTCAGGCTGCCGGGGCTGCGCGAGCGATCCGAGGACATTCCGGATCTCGTCCGGCACTTCTTCAAGCTTGGCGCCAGTGAAGGCCTGCAGACCAAGCGCATCTCCACCGGCGGCATCGAACTGATGAAGCGCTACCCCTGGCCGGGCAATGTGCGCGAACTCGAAAATCTTATCCGCAGGCTCGCCGCACTCTACTCCCAGGACGAGATTTCTCCCGAGATCATCGAAGCCGAGCTCAAGACAGGCGAGAGGCCGGTCGTTCCGGGCGGCGGCAACCTCATTCCGGACGATCTGTCCATCGGCCAGGCCGTGGAGCACTTCCTGCAGCGCTATTTCACCTCGTTTGCCGGCGAACTGCCGCCGGCCGGTCTCTATCAGCGTATTTTGTCCGAGGTCGAATATCCGCTGGTTCTGGCCTCGATGACGGCGACGCGCGGCAACCAGATCAAAGCCGCGGAACTGCTGGGTTTGAACCGCAACACGCTGCGCAAGAAGATTCGCGAACTCGGCGTCAACGTCTACAAGTCGTCACGGTCGTGA
- the mazG gene encoding nucleoside triphosphate pyrophosphohydrolase produces MKPSQDISRLIEIMAALRAPKSGCPWDIEQDFSTIAPYTIEEAYEVADAIARGDLDDLRDELGDLLLQVVYHAQMAEETGEFAFGDVVQAITTKMIRRHPHVFGDEQARSAGMAKGMWEKIKAQEKAEKRSARLARGLDPEDNGKGFLDSVPVALPALTRALKLQEKAARVGFDWSEAAPILDKIEEEISELREALAKGDSAPIKDEFGDMLFAIVNLGRHLKLDAEAALSGTNEKFRSRFHYVERKLEASGSTLEKARLDEMEALWQQAKSAK; encoded by the coding sequence ATGAAACCTTCGCAAGACATTTCCCGGCTGATCGAGATCATGGCAGCGCTGCGGGCGCCGAAATCAGGCTGCCCGTGGGACATCGAGCAGGACTTTTCGACCATCGCGCCCTACACGATCGAGGAAGCCTATGAGGTGGCCGATGCGATTGCGCGCGGCGATCTCGACGACCTGCGCGACGAGCTGGGCGACCTCCTGCTGCAGGTCGTCTACCATGCGCAAATGGCCGAGGAGACCGGTGAATTCGCTTTCGGCGACGTCGTCCAGGCCATCACCACAAAAATGATCCGCCGTCACCCGCACGTCTTCGGCGACGAACAGGCACGCAGCGCCGGCATGGCCAAGGGCATGTGGGAAAAGATCAAGGCGCAAGAGAAGGCGGAAAAGCGGAGTGCACGCCTCGCCCGCGGGCTCGATCCCGAAGACAACGGTAAGGGGTTTCTGGACAGCGTGCCGGTCGCCCTGCCCGCGCTGACCCGTGCGTTGAAACTTCAGGAGAAGGCAGCCCGCGTCGGCTTCGACTGGAGCGAGGCAGCACCGATCCTCGACAAGATCGAGGAAGAGATCAGCGAATTGCGCGAGGCGCTTGCCAAGGGTGACAGCGCACCGATCAAGGACGAGTTCGGCGACATGCTGTTTGCCATCGTCAATCTCGGCCGCCACCTCAAGCTCGATGCCGAAGCGGCACTCAGCGGCACCAATGAAAAGTTCCGGTCGCGGTTTCACTATGTCGAGCGGAAACTGGAAGCCTCCGGAAGCACACTCGAAAAGGCGAGATTGGACGAAATGGAAGCACTCTGGCAGCAAGCCAAGAGCGCGAAATAA
- a CDS encoding sigma-54-dependent transcriptional regulator codes for MASDILIVDDEEDIRELVAGILSDEGHETRTAFDADSALAAIADRAPRLIFLDIWLQGSRLDGLALLDEIKTMHPALPVVMISGHGNIETAVSAIRRGAYDFIEKPFKADRLILIAERALETSKLKREVSDLKLRSGETFDLIGMSSAMSQLRQTIERVAPTNSRVMIIGPSGSGKELAARAIHTLSARKGAPFVTLSAANITPERMEIELFGTESNGTERKVGALEEAHRGILYIDEVADMPRETQNKILRVLVEQQFERVGGTKRVKVDVRIISSTSQNLEAMIADGRFREDLYHRLAVVPVMVPGLAERREDIPYLVDNFMKQIARQAGIRPRRIGDDALAVLQAHNWPGNVRQLRNNVERLMILARGDDIDAPITADLLPSEIGDVMPRTPNQSDQHIMALPLREAREQFEKDYLIAQINRFGGNISKTAEFIGMERSALHRKLKSLGV; via the coding sequence ATGGCGTCTGACATTCTCATCGTCGATGACGAGGAAGACATCCGTGAACTTGTCGCCGGTATTCTGAGCGACGAAGGCCACGAAACCCGCACGGCATTCGATGCCGACAGTGCGCTGGCGGCGATCGCCGACCGCGCGCCAAGGCTGATTTTCCTCGACATCTGGCTGCAGGGCTCGCGTCTTGACGGCCTGGCGTTGCTGGACGAGATCAAGACGATGCATCCGGCCCTGCCGGTGGTGATGATCTCCGGCCACGGCAACATCGAAACGGCGGTGTCCGCCATTCGCCGCGGCGCCTATGACTTCATCGAGAAGCCGTTCAAGGCCGACAGGCTGATCCTCATTGCCGAGCGTGCGCTCGAAACCTCGAAACTGAAACGCGAGGTTTCGGATCTCAAGCTGCGCAGCGGCGAAACCTTCGACCTGATCGGCATGTCGTCGGCGATGAGCCAGTTGCGCCAGACCATCGAGCGCGTCGCGCCGACCAACAGCCGCGTCATGATCATCGGCCCTTCCGGTTCGGGCAAGGAACTGGCGGCGCGCGCCATCCACACACTGTCGGCGCGCAAAGGCGCACCATTCGTGACGCTGAGTGCCGCCAACATCACGCCCGAGCGCATGGAAATCGAGCTGTTCGGCACCGAATCCAACGGCACCGAACGCAAGGTCGGCGCGCTCGAAGAAGCGCATCGCGGTATTCTCTACATCGACGAAGTGGCCGACATGCCGCGCGAGACGCAGAACAAGATCCTGCGCGTGCTGGTCGAACAGCAATTCGAGCGGGTAGGGGGCACCAAGCGGGTCAAGGTCGATGTCCGCATCATCTCATCGACCTCGCAGAACCTGGAAGCGATGATCGCCGATGGACGTTTCCGCGAGGACCTCTATCACCGCCTGGCGGTGGTTCCGGTAATGGTGCCGGGGTTGGCCGAGCGGCGCGAGGACATCCCCTATCTCGTTGACAATTTCATGAAGCAGATCGCGCGTCAGGCCGGTATCCGGCCACGTCGCATCGGCGACGATGCGCTGGCGGTGCTGCAGGCACACAACTGGCCCGGCAACGTCCGCCAGTTGCGCAACAATGTCGAGCGACTGATGATCCTGGCGCGCGGCGACGATATCGATGCGCCGATCACCGCCGACCTTTTGCCGTCCGAGATCGGCGATGTCATGCCGCGTACGCCAAACCAGTCGGACCAGCACATCATGGCGCTGCCGCTGCGCGAGGCGCGCGAACAGTTCGAGAAGGACTATCTGATCGCCCAGATCAACCGTTTTGGCGGCAACATCTCGAAGACGGCCGAGTTCATCGGCATGGAGCGTTCGGCACTTCACCGCAAATTGAAGTCGTTAGGCGTCTGA
- a CDS encoding sensor histidine kinase NtrY-like translates to MASQAPTLNEPLFSKPGPRDGRRLLALPGVVAIAGALVTAAISFAILVGATPIIPNEQTTLALIALNAAFVLFLIALVSREVHRILMARRHGKAASRLHVRIVAMFALVAAIPAIMVAIIASITLDIGLDRWFEIRTKTIVNSSLSIADAYVQENARNLQGTTLSMAYDLDASRTLYGLDRTGFLDLMNKEAVGRSLAHAALIKPDGSFVMSAKTDTDFAMPEPPEGAVASAADGKPVLIEPKTRNIMGAIVKLREIEGLYLYTIRLVDPEVIKARQIVRSNTDEYRGLEDNRRTSQVAFALPYLSLTLIIILSAIWTGIAVADRLVRPIRQLIGAADEVATGNLDVAVPVRPSDGDVASLGDTFNKMLLELKSQRNEILSAKDLIDERRRFSEAVLAGVTAGVIGVDPYGIVTIVNRSAETMLAISATAALGQNLSAVLPHVGRVFEIGRKSGKPVYREQVTFYRAGAERTFNVQITIEAGDDGSEEKSYVVTVDDITDLVQAQRSSAWADVARRIAHEIKNPLTPIQLSAERIKRRFGKVITEDREIFDQCTDTIIRQVEDIGRMVDEFSAFARMPKPEMKAIDLRESLREASFLVEVSRADIAFERVFGNEPLKGTFDSRLMAQAFGNVIKNAAEAIDGLDAKDRPHGIIRIQAGRQNGAIRIDVIDNGKGLPRENRQRLLEPYMTTREKGTGLGLAIVKKIVEDHGGRLELHDAPPDFHDGRGAMISIILPPAASATAPSRGDGKTEHERETEKVGNGV, encoded by the coding sequence ATGGCTTCGCAGGCTCCGACACTGAACGAACCGCTTTTCAGCAAACCTGGCCCAAGGGACGGGCGCCGGCTGCTTGCGCTGCCTGGTGTGGTCGCCATTGCCGGGGCGCTGGTTACGGCGGCGATCTCCTTCGCGATTCTTGTCGGCGCCACACCGATCATACCCAACGAGCAGACGACGCTGGCGCTCATCGCGCTCAACGCTGCGTTCGTTCTGTTCCTGATCGCACTGGTCAGCCGCGAAGTGCATCGCATTCTGATGGCGCGCCGGCACGGCAAGGCGGCGTCGCGGCTGCATGTGCGCATCGTGGCGATGTTTGCGCTGGTCGCCGCCATTCCCGCGATCATGGTGGCCATCATCGCATCGATCACGCTCGATATCGGCCTCGACCGCTGGTTCGAGATCCGCACCAAGACGATCGTCAATTCATCACTGTCGATCGCGGATGCCTATGTGCAGGAAAACGCCCGCAATCTGCAGGGAACGACGCTGTCGATGGCCTATGATCTCGACGCGTCACGCACGCTCTACGGCCTCGATCGAACCGGTTTCCTCGATCTGATGAACAAGGAAGCCGTGGGCCGGTCGCTGGCGCATGCAGCACTGATCAAGCCGGACGGTTCTTTCGTCATGAGCGCCAAGACCGATACGGATTTCGCCATGCCGGAGCCGCCGGAAGGCGCCGTGGCCAGTGCCGCCGATGGCAAGCCGGTGCTGATCGAGCCGAAAACGCGCAACATCATGGGCGCCATCGTCAAGCTCCGCGAGATCGAAGGGCTCTACCTCTACACCATTCGCCTCGTCGATCCCGAAGTGATCAAGGCGAGGCAGATCGTCAGATCCAACACCGACGAATATCGGGGTCTCGAAGACAATCGCCGCACCTCCCAGGTGGCCTTCGCGCTTCCCTATTTGTCGCTGACGCTGATCATCATCCTGTCCGCCATCTGGACGGGCATCGCGGTCGCCGACCGGCTGGTGCGGCCCATTCGCCAGCTTATTGGTGCTGCCGACGAGGTCGCGACCGGCAATCTCGACGTCGCCGTACCGGTTCGGCCTTCCGACGGCGATGTCGCGTCGCTCGGCGATACGTTCAACAAGATGCTGCTGGAGCTGAAATCGCAGCGCAACGAGATCCTGTCGGCCAAGGACCTGATCGACGAGCGGCGGCGTTTTTCGGAAGCGGTGCTTGCCGGCGTCACCGCCGGCGTCATCGGTGTCGATCCCTACGGCATCGTCACCATCGTCAACCGGTCGGCCGAAACGATGCTGGCCATATCCGCCACCGCAGCACTCGGGCAGAACCTTTCCGCCGTGCTGCCGCATGTAGGCCGCGTGTTCGAGATCGGCCGCAAGTCAGGCAAGCCCGTCTACCGCGAGCAGGTGACCTTCTACCGCGCCGGTGCGGAGCGGACGTTCAACGTGCAGATCACGATCGAGGCCGGCGACGACGGCTCCGAGGAAAAATCCTATGTGGTGACAGTCGACGACATCACCGACCTGGTCCAGGCGCAGCGCTCTTCCGCTTGGGCGGACGTGGCGCGCCGTATCGCCCACGAGATCAAGAACCCGCTGACGCCGATCCAGCTTTCGGCCGAGCGCATCAAACGCCGCTTCGGCAAGGTCATCACCGAGGACCGCGAGATTTTCGATCAGTGCACCGACACCATCATCCGGCAGGTGGAGGACATCGGTCGCATGGTCGACGAGTTCTCCGCTTTCGCCCGCATGCCGAAGCCCGAGATGAAGGCCATCGACCTGCGCGAATCGCTGCGCGAGGCTTCGTTCCTGGTCGAAGTGAGCCGCGCCGACATCGCTTTCGAACGCGTCTTCGGCAACGAGCCGCTCAAGGGCACGTTCGACAGCCGCCTGATGGCGCAGGCTTTCGGCAACGTCATCAAGAACGCGGCCGAGGCCATTGACGGACTTGATGCAAAAGACCGCCCGCACGGCATAATCCGGATTCAAGCCGGACGGCAGAATGGTGCGATCAGAATCGATGTCATCGACAATGGCAAAGGTTTGCCGCGCGAGAATCGCCAACGGCTGCTCGAGCCCTATATGACGACACGCGAGAAGGGCACGGGGCTCGGCCTCGCTATCGTCAAGAAGATCGTAGAGGACCATGGCGGACGGCTCGAACTGCATGACGCGCCACCGGATTTCCACGACGGCCGCGGCGCGATGATCAGCATCATCCTGCCGCCTGCCGCCTCTGCCACCGCGCCGTCGCGCGGCGACGGCAAGACGGAACACGAAAGAGAAACTGAAAAGGTCGGTAATGGCGTCTGA
- the hfq gene encoding RNA chaperone Hfq, translating to MAERSQNLQDLFLNSVRKSKNPLTIFLINGVKLTGVVTSFDNFCVLLRRDGHSQLVYKHAISTIMPSQPVQMFDGEESQGA from the coding sequence ATGGCGGAACGATCGCAAAACCTTCAGGACCTGTTCCTGAATTCAGTTCGCAAGAGCAAAAACCCACTCACCATCTTCCTCATCAACGGCGTCAAGCTGACCGGCGTGGTCACTTCGTTCGACAATTTCTGTGTTCTGCTGCGGCGTGACGGCCATTCCCAGCTCGTCTACAAGCACGCCATTTCCACGATCATGCCGAGCCAGCCGGTTCAGATGTTCGATGGTGAGGAAAGCCAGGGCGCCTGA
- a CDS encoding D-amino-acid transaminase, with product MPRIAYVNGRYVAHADAAVHIEDRGYQFADGVYEVCEVARGFIVDMPRHLARLNRSLTELSIDWPVTKGVLPLLLREVVRRNHVTNGLVYVQVTRGVASRDFVFPADTLSSLVITAKKADPAAAAKRAETGIKVITVPENRWDRVDIKSVGLLPNVLAKQKAKEAGAQEAWFVDTDGTVKEGGSSNAWIITGDGVLVTRPAEHGILRGITRTTLFEVAAKLGLKIEERGFSVTEAKAAREAFVSSATTIAMPVVAIDGAPVANGHPGSITLSLRQAFFDIAEKSPA from the coding sequence ATGCCGCGCATTGCCTATGTGAACGGGCGCTATGTCGCTCACGCCGACGCTGCCGTGCATATCGAGGACCGTGGCTATCAGTTCGCCGACGGCGTCTACGAGGTCTGCGAGGTGGCCCGCGGGTTCATCGTCGACATGCCGCGCCATCTCGCCCGGTTGAATCGGTCGCTGACCGAGTTGTCGATCGACTGGCCGGTCACGAAGGGGGTCTTGCCGCTTCTCCTGCGCGAGGTGGTGCGACGCAACCATGTCACCAACGGCCTGGTCTATGTCCAGGTGACGCGCGGCGTTGCCAGCCGTGACTTTGTGTTCCCGGCGGATACCCTGTCGTCCCTGGTGATTACGGCCAAAAAGGCCGATCCGGCTGCCGCCGCGAAGCGGGCGGAGACCGGGATCAAGGTTATCACCGTGCCGGAGAATCGCTGGGATCGGGTCGACATCAAGAGCGTCGGATTGCTGCCCAACGTGCTGGCCAAGCAGAAGGCCAAGGAAGCCGGTGCCCAGGAAGCCTGGTTCGTCGATACCGACGGCACCGTCAAGGAAGGCGGCTCGTCGAACGCCTGGATCATCACCGGGGATGGCGTTCTGGTGACGCGGCCGGCCGAGCACGGCATCCTGCGCGGCATCACCCGCACGACGCTGTTCGAGGTGGCCGCCAAGCTCGGCCTGAAGATCGAGGAGCGCGGATTTTCGGTCACCGAGGCCAAGGCCGCGCGAGAGGCTTTCGTCAGCTCGGCGACGACCATTGCCATGCCGGTCGTGGCAATCGATGGGGCGCCGGTGGCCAACGGCCATCCCGGTTCCATTACACTTTCATTGCGCCAAGCCTTTTTTGACATTGCGGAAAAAAGTCCAGCCTGA